One Papaver somniferum cultivar HN1 chromosome 10, ASM357369v1, whole genome shotgun sequence genomic window carries:
- the LOC113319497 gene encoding receptor-like protein EIX1, which yields MEAGKRLSTATTIFLSNNELTGSVPSSICSKKPVLYSGLADLDVSNNKLSGMIPTTIRYCTSLEYLNFGFNYLTGNVPKGLEQAKGLQILKLNDNNLDGDPLYIISELPDLQVLILGNNNFGGGLSDMVGSLNIMILSLSSNHFNGSIPKEIFDLDQLRILDLSGNKFTGLISRKISNLTLLKSPYNSSYRISGDYDFDVGLQMASKWIIIQYEKLYRYYSGIDLSSNELEGEIPEEIGLLKGLSMLNLSHNRLSGEIPSSVGLMNGLESLDLSYNKLSGVIPPSLASMDFLGYLNLSHNNLSGRIPRGLHMDTLSGDGSAYANNSFLCGYFTKNACEGDQSSDTGNNDYENEDGLDHTRDKWYFFGVVALGFIIGFWGLFFGLLLKKEIWWFGYWRSVDKVAAKIVHFFLKD from the coding sequence ATGGAAGCCGGAAAAAGACTATCTACTGCTACCACCATTTTTCTATCAAATAATGAACTTACCGGCTCAGTTCCCTCTTCAATTTGCTCCAAAAAACCTGTATTATACTCTGGTCTTGCAGATCTTGATGTCTCCAACAACAAACTATCAGGGATGATACCTACTACTATAAGGTACTGTACTTCTCTGGAATATCTAAATTTCGGTTTCAATTACCTGACTGGAAATGTTCCTAAAGGGCTTGAACAAGCAAAGGGATTGCAAATTCTGAAACTAAATGACAACAATCTTGATGGCGATCCTCTTTATATCATCAGTGAACTTCCAGATCTGCAAGTTCTCATCTTAGGGAATAACAACTTTGGAGGAGGTTTATCTGATATGGTTGGTTCACTGAACATTATGATTCTCTCTTTAAGTTCAAACCATTTCAACGGCTCAATTCCTAAAGAGATTTTCGATTTGGATCAACTACGAATATTAGATTTATCGGGAAACAAGTTCACAGGGTTAATTTCTAGGAAAATAAGTAATTTAACATTGCTTAAAAGTCCATATAACTCTTCGTACCGTATCAGTGGCGATTATGATTTTGATGTAGGATTGCAGATGGCGAGCAAATGGATCATAATACAATATGAGAAACTGTATAGATACTATTCAGGAATAGACTTATCCTCCAATGAACTTGAGGGAGAAATTCCTGAAGAGATAGGTCTATTAAAAGGACTCTCCATGCTAAATCTATCACACAATCGGCTCTCGGGTGAAATCCCATCAAGTGTTGGACTTATGAATGGCTTAGAATCCTTGGATCTGAGTTACAACAAGTTGTCTGGAGTTATCCCACCATCTTTAGCATCTATGGATTTCCTTGGTTATTTGAACCTATCTCATAATAACTTGAGTGGAAGAATACCAAGAGGACTTCATATGGATACGTTGAGCGGAGATGGTTCGGCATATGCTAATAATAGTTTCTTGTGTGGGTACTTTACAAAGAATGCTTGCGAGGGCGATCAGAGCAGCGATACTGGTAATAATGATTACGAAAATGAAGATGGTCTAGATCATACAAGAGATAAGTGGTATTTTTTCGGTGTTGTTGCTTTGGGGTTTATAATTGGATTCTGGGGTCTGTTCTTTGGTTTGCTTTTGAAGAAAGAGATATGGTGGTTCGGGTATTGGAGATCTGTCGATAAAGTAGCTGCTAAAAtagttcattttttcttgaaagaTTGA